A single region of the Vibrio cyclitrophicus genome encodes:
- a CDS encoding DUF3261 domain-containing protein codes for MIKAIKITFATLAGILLTACSMVSQQPTGASVSINNDTELALPLPAELGYSLTASQLISATWEDDTQQLPVQVEVTPDKVVLAGFSSWGTRILSLQYQNQVIDTQVLSGLGATLPQPEQVLFNLMLTLWPAEAWAQPLKSIGWHLVDTDKTRTVFDDNQQAIIQIEYQAKAGEPKTSGEIVFKHLIQGYTITIQTLNSTIVDNPSES; via the coding sequence ATGATCAAAGCAATAAAGATAACCTTCGCCACACTAGCAGGTATTCTACTCACTGCTTGCTCGATGGTTTCTCAACAACCGACTGGCGCAAGTGTGTCTATCAACAATGACACCGAGCTAGCGCTGCCACTGCCAGCTGAACTTGGATACTCCCTCACGGCCAGCCAGCTCATCAGTGCTACGTGGGAAGATGATACACAGCAACTTCCTGTGCAAGTCGAAGTCACACCGGATAAAGTGGTTTTGGCCGGTTTCTCCTCTTGGGGTACGCGTATTCTATCGCTGCAATACCAGAACCAAGTGATCGACACGCAAGTTCTATCTGGCCTTGGTGCCACATTGCCACAACCGGAACAGGTGTTATTCAATCTAATGTTGACCTTATGGCCGGCAGAAGCATGGGCTCAACCCTTAAAAAGCATAGGTTGGCACCTAGTCGATACCGACAAAACGAGAACCGTGTTTGACGACAACCAACAAGCCATCATTCAGATTGAATACCAAGCAAAAGCCGGCGAACCAAAGACATCGGGAGAGATTGTTTTCAAGCATCTAATCCAAGGCTACACCATCACCATACAAACGTTGAACTCAACGATTGTCGACAACCCAAGTGAGAGTTGA